From a region of the Roseivirga sp. 4D4 genome:
- a CDS encoding family 10 glycosylhydrolase, translating into MNKRKFLKQLGLGSFAIAATPTLVSSCESTTPEDFKLWMWVGGGANKPEKEWREQFTRLSELGFYGVLAGGNVETLKTTVPLAKSLGLEIHSWQWVMNRPGNKEAMAHPEWYAVSRNGDSSLDVNPYVGYYQWLCPSKPEVQDYIIKGMTEIAEVEGLDGVQLDYVRYCDVILPRGLWEKYDLVQDHEMAEYDFCYCDTCRNKFRSESGYDPLDLEDPSQDEQWRQFRYDSITNLVNRIAKEVHARDKKLSASVFATPTLARKFVRQAWDEWDLDFVFPMIYYDFYAEPIDFVRTATAEGVKALKGSKPLYTAQYLHDKTTEEVAVMIKEAKAGGSNGLAFYDYGLLNEDKAKVLEDLKNTK; encoded by the coding sequence ATGAACAAAAGAAAATTCCTTAAGCAACTGGGCCTCGGTTCTTTCGCAATAGCCGCTACCCCTACTCTCGTTTCATCTTGTGAATCAACTACACCTGAAGATTTCAAGCTTTGGATGTGGGTTGGTGGTGGAGCCAATAAGCCGGAGAAAGAATGGCGTGAGCAATTTACCCGACTTAGTGAATTAGGATTTTATGGAGTGCTAGCTGGTGGGAATGTTGAGACACTAAAGACAACCGTACCATTGGCTAAGTCATTAGGTCTAGAGATTCATTCCTGGCAATGGGTAATGAATCGTCCCGGAAATAAGGAGGCCATGGCACACCCGGAATGGTATGCTGTAAGCCGAAATGGAGATTCAAGCCTGGATGTGAATCCCTATGTTGGATATTATCAATGGCTTTGTCCTTCCAAACCTGAAGTACAGGACTATATCATTAAGGGCATGACTGAAATAGCAGAAGTTGAAGGGCTGGATGGTGTACAGCTCGATTACGTTCGTTATTGCGATGTAATTCTGCCCAGAGGGTTATGGGAAAAGTATGACTTAGTTCAAGATCATGAAATGGCAGAATACGACTTCTGCTATTGTGACACTTGTAGAAATAAGTTTAGGTCAGAAAGCGGATATGACCCCTTAGATCTCGAAGACCCAAGTCAGGATGAACAATGGCGGCAGTTTCGATATGATTCTATTACGAATCTAGTGAACCGAATTGCCAAGGAAGTTCATGCCAGAGATAAAAAGTTATCGGCTTCGGTATTTGCAACACCAACCTTGGCCCGCAAGTTTGTAAGACAAGCTTGGGACGAATGGGATTTAGACTTTGTTTTCCCAATGATCTATTATGATTTCTATGCTGAACCGATCGACTTTGTCAGAACGGCTACAGCAGAAGGAGTCAAAGCACTCAAAGGTTCAAAACCGCTTTATACAGCCCAATACCTTCATGACAAGACTACCGAAGAGGTCGCTGTGATGATCAAAGAAGCAAAAGCCGGTGGATCGAATGGCTTAGCATTTTACGATTATGGTTTACTCAATGAGGATAAGGCCAAGGTTCTTGAAGACCTCAAGAATACAAAATAA
- a CDS encoding VPS10 domain-containing protein, whose product MIAKRFTTKGVLVVVCMLLFSFVYDAEAQRRNRRNRTADNANTPDPKAEVYKGIEWRSIGPYRGGRASTVTGVPGKPKLFYMGATGGGVWKTDNGGTTWKNISDGYFGGSIGAVAVSHSDNNVIYVGQGEETVRGNVSSGFEGIWKSTDGGETWVNMGLKDAMHVGRIKIHPENSDVAWVAVMGDLFKSSETRGVYKTTDGGQNWRRVLFANADAGAVDLSIDPNNPDFMMASTWRVRRTPYSLTSGGDGSGVWRSKDGGETWENLMEKSGMPNGPIGISGVSISPVNPNTIYSIIEANKGGVYKSTDGGETWRNTNSDRALRQRAWYYSRIYADTKDVNKVYVMNVGYHTSTDGGRTFDRRGAPHGDHHDLWIAPEDNMRLVIADDGGAQVSYDGGDSWSTYNNQPTAQFYRVTTDNAFPYRIYGAQQDNSTVRIAHRSFGFAITENDWESTAGGESAHIAPNPDNPDIVYGGSYGGFLTRRDHDKDISRNINAWPDNPMGHGAEDYKYRFQWNFPIFFSPHSSNKLYTASNHLHVTYNEGQSWELISPDLTRAEPDKLGKSGGPITYDDTSVEYYATIFAATESPYEKDLIWAGSDDGLIHVTRDGGKNWENVTPPDFPKYLMINSIDADPFVKGGAYIAGTQYKLGDYQPYLYKTKDYGKTWTKITNGIPNDYFTRVVRADQKKEGLLYAGTERGMFVSFDDGASWKPFQMNLPIVPITDLAIKNDNLIAATQGRSFWMIDDLTILHQLSDEIAAKNFHMFKPMDAYRLGGGGGRFGRSGGNASLLYGKNKPAGPMIYYYMKDEVEKGTKVAIEIYDKKGELVKSFKQKAKKGMNSFNWNMRYENAEGFEGLIMWAASIRGPGPAAPTGEYTAKLIVGDESQETKFKLIRDPRYPSTDADIQAQFDFLMKVRDKVTETHRAIKDIRAAREQMDGLMAKIKGDDKYEDVVKSGKELMKKMTAVEEALYQTKNRSGQDPLNFPIRLNNKLAALLGVAGGGEWRPTAQAETVRVELTKQIDAELATLKGLMENDLPAFNQLVKDKSVDAIILKERKK is encoded by the coding sequence ATGATAGCAAAAAGATTCACAACGAAAGGTGTATTAGTTGTGGTATGTATGCTTCTTTTCTCTTTTGTCTACGATGCTGAGGCTCAAAGAAGGAATAGGAGAAATAGAACCGCAGATAACGCCAATACGCCTGATCCCAAAGCCGAAGTATACAAAGGCATAGAATGGCGATCAATTGGACCATATAGGGGCGGCAGGGCCTCCACAGTAACAGGTGTCCCTGGGAAACCTAAACTTTTTTATATGGGTGCCACAGGTGGTGGCGTCTGGAAAACCGATAACGGTGGAACCACCTGGAAGAATATTTCTGACGGTTACTTTGGCGGTTCTATTGGAGCAGTCGCAGTCAGCCATTCTGACAACAATGTAATCTATGTTGGACAAGGCGAAGAAACTGTAAGAGGGAATGTATCCTCTGGTTTTGAAGGCATTTGGAAGTCTACTGATGGTGGAGAAACTTGGGTCAATATGGGGCTCAAAGACGCCATGCATGTAGGTCGAATAAAAATCCACCCTGAAAATTCTGATGTGGCTTGGGTTGCCGTAATGGGAGACCTTTTTAAGTCAAGTGAAACTCGTGGTGTTTATAAAACCACTGATGGTGGTCAAAACTGGCGCAGAGTATTATTCGCCAATGCAGATGCAGGAGCAGTCGATCTATCGATTGATCCAAATAATCCAGATTTTATGATGGCCAGCACATGGCGTGTAAGAAGAACACCTTATAGTCTTACCTCAGGTGGTGATGGTTCAGGTGTTTGGAGATCGAAAGATGGGGGTGAAACCTGGGAGAATCTAATGGAGAAATCAGGTATGCCAAATGGCCCGATTGGGATCAGTGGAGTTTCGATCTCTCCTGTAAACCCTAACACCATTTACTCAATCATTGAAGCCAATAAAGGAGGCGTTTACAAGTCTACCGATGGTGGAGAAACTTGGAGAAATACTAATTCCGATAGAGCACTAAGACAGCGTGCCTGGTATTATTCCAGAATTTATGCCGATACAAAGGATGTTAACAAAGTCTATGTGATGAATGTGGGCTACCATACTTCTACTGATGGTGGCAGGACCTTCGACAGACGGGGTGCGCCTCATGGAGATCACCATGACTTGTGGATTGCTCCAGAGGACAATATGAGACTCGTTATCGCTGATGATGGTGGTGCTCAGGTATCATATGATGGCGGTGACAGTTGGTCTACTTATAACAACCAACCAACAGCACAATTCTATAGAGTTACTACCGATAATGCCTTTCCTTACCGAATTTATGGTGCTCAGCAGGATAACTCTACGGTTAGAATTGCACACCGTTCTTTCGGTTTTGCGATAACGGAGAATGATTGGGAATCAACAGCAGGAGGTGAGAGTGCTCACATAGCGCCAAATCCTGATAACCCAGATATTGTTTATGGTGGTAGTTATGGTGGATTTTTGACTAGAAGAGATCATGATAAGGACATAAGCAGAAATATCAATGCTTGGCCAGATAATCCAATGGGGCATGGGGCTGAAGATTACAAATACAGGTTCCAGTGGAACTTCCCGATTTTCTTCTCGCCACATAGTTCTAATAAGCTTTATACCGCTTCAAACCACCTTCATGTAACATACAATGAAGGCCAGTCTTGGGAATTGATTAGTCCAGACCTTACAAGAGCTGAGCCGGACAAATTGGGTAAATCAGGTGGTCCGATTACTTATGATGATACTTCAGTTGAATACTATGCGACTATTTTTGCCGCAACTGAATCACCTTATGAGAAGGATCTGATTTGGGCTGGTTCTGACGATGGTCTTATTCATGTTACCAGAGATGGCGGTAAGAACTGGGAGAATGTAACACCTCCTGATTTTCCTAAATACTTGATGATCAATAGTATTGATGCCGATCCTTTTGTAAAAGGAGGGGCTTACATCGCAGGTACTCAGTACAAGTTAGGGGATTATCAGCCATACCTTTATAAGACAAAGGATTACGGTAAAACCTGGACCAAGATTACCAACGGTATTCCAAATGATTACTTCACAAGGGTTGTTAGAGCAGACCAGAAGAAAGAAGGTTTGCTTTATGCTGGAACAGAAAGAGGAATGTTTGTGTCTTTTGATGATGGAGCTTCTTGGAAGCCATTCCAAATGAATTTGCCGATCGTTCCGATCACGGATTTGGCTATTAAAAACGATAACCTTATCGCGGCCACACAAGGTAGGTCATTCTGGATGATCGATGATTTGACCATCTTACACCAGTTATCAGATGAAATAGCTGCTAAGAACTTCCATATGTTTAAGCCAATGGATGCCTATAGGCTTGGTGGAGGCGGAGGTCGCTTCGGGCGTAGTGGTGGAAACGCATCATTGCTTTATGGTAAGAATAAGCCTGCTGGACCTATGATCTACTACTACATGAAAGATGAAGTAGAAAAAGGGACGAAGGTCGCAATTGAAATCTACGACAAGAAAGGTGAACTAGTGAAGTCATTTAAGCAGAAGGCCAAAAAAGGAATGAACTCCTTCAATTGGAACATGCGATATGAAAATGCAGAAGGTTTTGAAGGTCTTATCATGTGGGCTGCTTCTATCAGAGGGCCTGGGCCAGCTGCTCCTACAGGAGAGTATACGGCTAAGCTTATTGTGGGTGATGAGTCTCAAGAAACCAAATTCAAATTGATTAGAGACCCTCGTTACCCATCAACGGACGCTGATATTCAAGCACAGTTTGATTTCTTGATGAAAGTTCGAGATAAAGTGACTGAGACACACCGAGCCATTAAAGATATCCGTGCTGCAAGAGAGCAAATGGATGGCCTGATGGCTAAAATCAAAGGTGATGACAAGTATGAAGATGTAGTCAAGTCTGGCAAAGAACTGATGAAGAAGATGACCGCTGTTGAAGAGGCGTTGTATCAGACCAAGAACAGGTCTGGTCAAGATCCATTGAACTTCCCAATTCGATTGAATAACAAGCTAGCTGCACTACTTGGTGTTGCTGGCGGGGGAGAATGGAGACCAACTGCTCAGGCCGAAACAGTGAGGGTTGAGTTGACCAAGCAGATTGATGCAGAGTTGGCTACGCTGAAAGGGCTGATGGAAAATGATCTACCAGCGTTCAATCAGCTAGTAAAAGACAAATCTGTTGATGCCATTATCTTGAAAGAGAGAAAGAAATAG
- a CDS encoding trans-sulfuration enzyme family protein, producing the protein MHFDTKAVHAGVEPDPSTGAIMTPVFQTSTYVQKSPGDHKGFEYARSQNPTRSALQKSIAVLENAKHGLVFGSGVAAIDAVVKLLMPGDEVISGNDLYGGTYRIFTKIFEGFGIKFRFVDMNNAAEIEQYVNDNTKLIWLETPTNPMMSIIDIRAVAAIAKSHKLLLGVDNTFASPVLQSPIDLGADIVMHSVTKYLGGHSDVVMGALALNNDELYERLAFIQNSCGAVPGPQDCFLVLRGIKTLHLRMERHCENGAKVARYLSEHPQIDKVYWPGFESHPNHQIAKEQMKGFGGMISFTFHQDDMQRSFRVLENLRLFALAESLGGVESMANHPASMTHGAIPKEERMKVGLLDSLIRLSVGIENADDLIADLEQAIG; encoded by the coding sequence ATGCATTTTGATACCAAAGCAGTACATGCCGGTGTGGAGCCAGATCCATCTACAGGTGCAATCATGACACCTGTTTTCCAGACTTCTACCTACGTTCAGAAGTCTCCTGGAGATCATAAAGGGTTTGAATATGCGAGATCACAAAACCCTACAAGGTCTGCTTTACAGAAGAGTATTGCTGTATTAGAAAACGCAAAACACGGACTGGTCTTTGGTTCGGGCGTTGCCGCTATTGATGCCGTAGTTAAACTACTAATGCCTGGAGATGAGGTAATCAGTGGTAACGACCTTTATGGTGGAACCTATAGAATATTCACGAAGATTTTTGAAGGCTTCGGTATAAAATTCCGCTTCGTTGACATGAATAATGCTGCTGAGATAGAGCAGTACGTGAATGACAACACAAAACTCATATGGCTAGAAACGCCAACTAACCCCATGATGAGCATCATCGACATCAGAGCTGTTGCCGCCATAGCGAAAAGCCATAAGCTACTATTAGGGGTAGATAATACTTTTGCCTCACCAGTTCTCCAGAGTCCAATTGACTTAGGTGCCGACATCGTAATGCATTCAGTTACCAAATATTTGGGCGGGCACTCAGATGTAGTAATGGGCGCATTAGCACTGAATAATGACGAGCTCTACGAAAGACTCGCCTTCATTCAGAATTCTTGCGGAGCTGTCCCCGGTCCACAGGATTGTTTCTTGGTGCTTCGAGGTATTAAAACGTTGCACTTAAGAATGGAGCGACACTGTGAGAATGGAGCCAAGGTAGCAAGATACCTGTCAGAACATCCGCAAATTGACAAAGTCTACTGGCCAGGCTTTGAATCTCACCCTAACCACCAGATAGCCAAAGAGCAGATGAAAGGCTTTGGTGGAATGATATCATTCACTTTTCACCAAGATGATATGCAACGCTCGTTCAGAGTCTTAGAGAATCTCAGGCTATTTGCTTTAGCAGAATCACTCGGAGGCGTAGAATCTATGGCCAATCATCCTGCTTCTATGACGCATGGTGCGATTCCAAAAGAAGAAAGAATGAAAGTTGGACTGCTAGATTCACTGATAAGGCTCAGTGTCGGTATAGAAAATGCCGATGATTTGATTGCTGACCTCGAACAGGCGATCGGCTGA
- a CDS encoding mechanosensitive ion channel family protein, with the protein MRLSHFKPLRAYLALIFIFGATTLKGQESELPSSFSTPYDVIYNHLQYLQEGSRNEAQAAKSLYSEGRSPAKLRQLAVELKQIFDGSGNYIRLEDLPRTTNYFDSLTQKHRYILTSDFPDIYVQKYGDRWLFSERTVTEIDDIHKQVYPFGTDKLLNLLPKLGNNKYLGLHLWQYLGILILVSLGFMLHFVLVFLIKAFLVRVMHRYGKIDLARDVLIPAAKPFSLMVVAEVSKILVPTLQLPPFVGANLILVARALVPFFATIFFYKLVDILGLYFERMADKSANTLDDQLVPLIRKILRVFVVIVGIIAILSSFKFDIWPLLTGLSIGGLAFALAAQDTLKNFFGSLMIFIDRPFQIGDWVTSGEIDGTVEEVGFRSTRIRTFRDSVMYVPNSIISNSTVDNHGLRKYRRFYTKLSITYDSPARLIEVFVKGIERIVQNHPETRKDYYNIFLNDYAASSLDVMLYIFFEVPDWTAELRCRQEIMLEVNKLAEHLGVRFAFPTQTLMIEQTPGQLSLTPNYNQTEEEMNKELEAYFDKLNKK; encoded by the coding sequence ATGCGATTAAGCCACTTTAAACCATTGCGAGCCTATCTGGCATTAATTTTCATCTTCGGAGCCACGACTTTGAAGGGGCAAGAGTCTGAGCTTCCCTCTTCTTTTAGTACACCTTATGATGTTATTTATAACCATCTTCAATATCTACAGGAAGGGTCACGCAATGAAGCTCAAGCTGCAAAGTCGCTCTATTCTGAGGGTAGAAGTCCTGCTAAACTTAGACAGTTAGCTGTAGAGTTAAAGCAAATTTTTGATGGTTCAGGTAATTACATAAGGCTTGAAGACTTACCCCGTACCACCAACTATTTCGATTCTCTGACACAAAAGCATCGATACATACTGACTTCTGACTTTCCAGATATTTATGTTCAAAAATATGGAGATCGATGGCTCTTTTCAGAACGTACAGTTACTGAAATAGACGATATCCATAAGCAGGTTTATCCCTTTGGAACCGATAAACTTTTAAACCTGCTTCCTAAGTTGGGTAACAACAAATACTTGGGGCTTCATTTGTGGCAGTACTTGGGTATACTCATTCTAGTCTCTCTAGGGTTTATGCTGCACTTTGTACTTGTTTTCTTAATCAAGGCGTTTCTGGTGCGTGTTATGCATCGCTATGGGAAGATCGACTTGGCAAGAGATGTGCTCATACCTGCGGCTAAGCCCTTCAGTCTCATGGTAGTGGCTGAAGTCTCTAAGATATTGGTACCCACCCTTCAGTTGCCACCGTTTGTAGGCGCAAATCTGATTTTAGTAGCTAGGGCTTTGGTTCCATTCTTTGCCACCATATTCTTTTACAAGCTGGTTGATATTCTCGGCCTGTATTTTGAGAGAATGGCTGATAAGTCTGCCAATACACTGGATGATCAGTTAGTACCACTCATAAGAAAGATATTGAGGGTTTTTGTCGTGATCGTGGGCATAATCGCGATTCTTAGCAGTTTCAAATTTGACATTTGGCCTCTACTTACGGGGCTTTCAATTGGAGGTTTGGCATTTGCATTGGCTGCTCAGGATACACTGAAGAACTTTTTTGGGTCGCTAATGATATTTATAGATCGCCCTTTTCAAATCGGAGACTGGGTGACTTCAGGAGAAATTGATGGTACGGTCGAGGAGGTAGGTTTCAGGTCTACTCGAATCAGGACTTTTAGGGATTCGGTGATGTATGTGCCAAATAGTATTATTTCCAACAGTACAGTTGACAATCATGGATTAAGAAAGTACCGTAGGTTCTACACCAAGCTTTCGATAACATATGATTCTCCTGCAAGACTGATCGAAGTTTTTGTTAAGGGTATTGAAAGAATTGTTCAGAATCACCCAGAAACTAGAAAAGACTACTACAATATTTTCCTCAATGATTACGCTGCCAGTTCATTGGATGTTATGCTCTATATTTTCTTTGAAGTACCAGATTGGACAGCTGAGCTAAGGTGTCGTCAGGAAATAATGCTAGAGGTAAACAAGTTGGCTGAGCATCTAGGTGTTCGCTTTGCGTTCCCAACACAAACATTGATGATAGAGCAAACCCCTGGTCAGCTTTCCTTGACCCCTAATTATAATCAGACCGAGGAGGAGATGAATAAGGAGTTGGAGGCCTACTTTGACAAGCTAAATAAAAAGTAA
- a CDS encoding toxin-antitoxin system YwqK family antitoxin, whose protein sequence is MRILLTQLIALAVLFSPVNSSSDKVLISEVEFANGLYKFDDRLITGEIIDYYENETLKFRYRVLEGRLHGLATEFFSNGSVKSERNYTFSKLFGSFKEYYENGDIKVQFQVGLNAYGSGEKVTNLEVASGSKHKLKSKEDAVIYFIDSQDKTLETSENISILSQSKYKLMNKKGKTIFEN, encoded by the coding sequence ATGAGGATATTACTGACACAATTAATAGCATTAGCTGTGCTATTTTCACCTGTGAACTCCAGCTCTGACAAAGTTCTAATTTCAGAAGTAGAATTTGCCAATGGACTTTACAAATTTGATGATCGCCTGATCACAGGAGAGATCATTGACTATTACGAAAACGAGACCCTAAAATTTCGATATAGGGTTCTCGAAGGGCGTCTGCATGGTCTTGCTACCGAGTTCTTCTCAAATGGAAGTGTCAAAAGTGAGCGAAATTATACGTTTAGTAAACTTTTTGGATCCTTCAAAGAGTATTATGAAAACGGTGATATTAAGGTTCAGTTCCAGGTAGGACTAAACGCCTACGGCTCCGGTGAAAAGGTGACAAATCTTGAAGTAGCTTCTGGCAGCAAGCATAAACTAAAGTCCAAAGAAGATGCGGTCATCTACTTCATTGACAGTCAAGATAAGACTTTAGAAACGAGCGAAAACATCTCCATCCTGAGTCAGAGCAAATACAAACTCATGAATAAGAAAGGAAAGACTATTTTCGAAAATTAG